Proteins encoded within one genomic window of Paenarthrobacter sp. JL.01a:
- a CDS encoding SDR family NAD(P)-dependent oxidoreductase codes for MTTRANELTALVTGATAGLGAEFARQLAESGHHLVLVARDGQRLKDKAEELERDFSISAEVLSADLTTDVGVSAVADRLRDAGRPVDVLVNNAGIGLLKSFENNDLDEERRHLRLHVQTPMELSHAALEVMLARGKGRIISVASVAAFANRGTYSAAKAWQVTFSRWANITFAKSGVQVTAVCPGFTHTEFHDRMGMDKTVAPRFLWLTAERVVREGLEDNAKGKGVSIPTKRYKVVSLFARVLPAKLTSGPPRRPLEP; via the coding sequence TTGGTGCCGAGTTCGCCCGTCAACTGGCCGAATCCGGGCACCACCTGGTCCTGGTGGCCCGCGACGGGCAGCGACTTAAGGACAAAGCCGAGGAACTTGAACGCGACTTCAGTATCTCGGCGGAGGTGCTGTCCGCGGACCTGACCACCGACGTCGGGGTCTCAGCGGTCGCCGACCGTCTCAGGGACGCAGGCCGACCCGTCGACGTGCTGGTCAACAACGCGGGCATCGGACTCTTGAAGTCCTTCGAGAACAACGATCTGGACGAGGAACGCCGCCACTTGCGCCTCCACGTCCAGACGCCCATGGAGTTGTCCCACGCTGCGCTGGAAGTGATGCTGGCCCGCGGAAAAGGCCGGATCATCAGCGTGGCCAGCGTGGCCGCGTTTGCGAACCGGGGGACCTATTCGGCGGCGAAAGCGTGGCAGGTAACCTTCAGCCGTTGGGCCAACATCACGTTCGCGAAGTCGGGGGTCCAGGTCACCGCCGTTTGCCCGGGCTTCACCCACACCGAGTTCCACGACCGCATGGGCATGGACAAGACCGTGGCCCCGCGTTTCCTGTGGTTGACTGCCGAACGGGTGGTCCGCGAGGGCCTGGAGGACAACGCCAAGGGCAAGGGCGTGTCCATCCCCACCAAACGCTACAAAGTGGTTAGCTTATTCGCACGGGTCTTACCGGCCAAGCTGACGTCGGGACCTCCGCGCCGACCCCTGGAGCCCTAA
- a CDS encoding TOPRIM nucleotidyl transferase/hydrolase domain-containing protein, producing the protein MQATTVLVEGESDRLAVEVLARQCGHDLHAERVTVVPMGGATSIVRFLAHYGPAGANHRLLGLCDEGESRGIARALARAGVGSGPLDELGFYVCRADLEDELIRSLGIEAVLGVIEAQGELASFRLLQRQPSQRGHPVPAQLRRFFGGRSGNKIRYAPLLVSAVPAGQAPEPLARLVEAFACGS; encoded by the coding sequence ATGCAGGCGACGACTGTCCTTGTCGAAGGCGAAAGCGACCGCCTGGCGGTCGAGGTGCTCGCCCGTCAATGCGGCCATGACCTGCACGCCGAGCGGGTAACGGTGGTGCCCATGGGAGGTGCTACCAGCATCGTCCGTTTTCTGGCGCACTATGGCCCGGCCGGCGCGAATCACAGGCTCCTTGGGCTTTGCGACGAGGGCGAGTCCCGCGGTATTGCCCGTGCGCTGGCCCGCGCCGGAGTAGGTTCGGGACCCTTGGACGAACTCGGCTTCTACGTTTGCCGGGCCGATCTGGAGGACGAACTGATCCGCAGCCTGGGCATCGAGGCCGTGCTGGGTGTAATCGAAGCCCAGGGCGAGCTCGCGTCGTTCCGGCTCCTCCAACGCCAGCCCTCCCAGCGTGGGCATCCGGTTCCTGCACAGCTGCGCCGCTTCTTCGGTGGCCGCAGCGGCAACAAGATCCGCTACGCACCCCTGCTGGTGTCCGCTGTGCCCGCGGGGCAGGCGCCGGAGCCACTCGCGCGGCTTGTTGAAGCCTTCGCGTGTGGGAGTTAG
- a CDS encoding FUSC family protein yields MPALLRHARELHRLGPANNDRLSAVRVALSVALPGLFLILLGRPELMLYAVFGALTGMYGRNESHQLRLKHQAQAALILVGGLTIGVFLSVNHIHSWWLVLVATLFAGAGSLYSDRVRLKPIGPFFGILALGACASVPTSVPFTTAVLVGAASAAFSMLVGFVGWFRRRIWVPGAGRDLPALRGPLRTAALVHAARYSLAVGLAGAIGVLSGSGHPHWAMAAAAVPLAGADLPSRVHRGIHRIVGTFLGLVVVAVVLFPSPLSPLQYFPGNGAVVLAVVVMLCQFPTELFMARHYGWAMVFFTPVVLLIAQLAAPMDPGVLVMERAIETFVGAVVGIAVAMVVQRRR; encoded by the coding sequence GTGCCCGCACTCCTGAGGCATGCCCGCGAACTCCACAGGCTTGGTCCGGCAAACAACGACCGCCTGTCAGCCGTCCGCGTCGCGCTGAGCGTTGCGCTGCCGGGGCTTTTCCTGATTCTTCTCGGCCGCCCCGAGCTCATGCTGTATGCCGTCTTTGGCGCCCTGACGGGGATGTACGGCCGCAACGAAAGCCACCAACTCCGGCTCAAGCACCAGGCCCAGGCCGCGCTGATACTGGTTGGCGGCCTGACCATTGGCGTGTTCCTTTCGGTCAACCACATCCACTCGTGGTGGTTGGTGCTGGTTGCCACCCTGTTCGCCGGTGCGGGGTCCTTGTATTCGGACCGGGTGCGCCTGAAACCGATCGGGCCATTCTTCGGCATCCTGGCCTTGGGCGCCTGCGCTTCGGTCCCCACCAGCGTCCCGTTCACGACGGCGGTACTCGTCGGAGCGGCGTCGGCCGCCTTTTCGATGCTGGTTGGTTTTGTCGGCTGGTTCCGGCGCCGCATCTGGGTACCCGGAGCTGGCAGGGATCTTCCTGCCCTCCGGGGTCCGCTTCGAACAGCCGCCCTTGTCCATGCAGCCCGTTACTCCCTTGCGGTGGGTTTGGCTGGCGCCATTGGCGTGCTCAGCGGAAGCGGACACCCGCACTGGGCCATGGCTGCAGCAGCCGTCCCGCTCGCCGGGGCAGACCTCCCAAGCCGGGTCCACCGCGGTATCCACCGCATCGTGGGGACGTTCCTCGGGTTGGTGGTGGTCGCCGTCGTGCTTTTCCCCTCTCCGTTGTCTCCGCTGCAGTACTTTCCGGGCAACGGCGCCGTGGTCCTTGCGGTGGTGGTGATGCTGTGCCAGTTCCCCACGGAGTTGTTCATGGCCCGGCACTACGGGTGGGCGATGGTGTTCTTCACTCCGGTGGTCCTGCTGATCGCCCAGCTTGCCGCCCCGATGGATCCGGGTGTGCTGGTGATGGAGCGTGCCATCGAGACCTTTGTGGGTGCCGTGGTGGGGATTGCGGTGGCCATGGTGGTTCAGCGGCGCCGTTGA
- a CDS encoding SRPBCC family protein has protein sequence MPVVFVCRTRSSMPPQELFDLSRNIDAHVGSMTKSREKAIAGTTTGLISEGETVTWQAWHLGVRFRMTSRIVRMEAPASFTDEQVKGPFKYLRHTHEFRPDGTGTLMVDTVEFAAPFGPLGRLVEKLVLGRYLQNLIEKRNEFLVAQAPPTLDARP, from the coding sequence ATGCCCGTTGTTTTTGTCTGCCGTACCCGTTCCAGCATGCCGCCGCAGGAGCTGTTCGACCTGTCGAGGAACATCGATGCCCACGTCGGTTCGATGACCAAGAGCCGTGAAAAGGCCATCGCCGGGACCACCACGGGCCTCATCTCGGAAGGTGAAACTGTCACCTGGCAGGCCTGGCACCTGGGCGTCCGATTCCGCATGACCAGCAGGATCGTGCGGATGGAGGCTCCGGCGTCGTTCACAGATGAGCAGGTGAAGGGCCCTTTCAAGTACCTCCGCCATACCCATGAGTTCCGGCCCGATGGCACCGGGACGCTCATGGTGGACACTGTGGAATTTGCCGCTCCCTTTGGTCCGCTGGGCCGCCTCGTGGAGAAGCTGGTCCTGGGCCGCTACCTTCAGAACCTGATCGAAAAGCGCAATGAATTCCTGGTGGCCCAAGCGCCACCGACGTTGGACGCACGGCCATGA
- a CDS encoding GNAT family N-acetyltransferase translates to MIRLAYADDLVILQEIERAAGEAFRTLGMDSVADDEPLSVEELNSYAAAGRAWVSVDGLDYPVAYLLADVVDGQGHVEQVSVHPDHAHQGLGREMLHAARVWARGHGMHRQTLSTFRDVPWNAPYYRRLGFEVLDAGSWGPELARLMEHEAELGLTRWPRVAMWRPAVPPT, encoded by the coding sequence ATGATCAGGCTCGCGTACGCTGACGATCTGGTGATCCTGCAGGAGATCGAACGCGCCGCTGGCGAGGCATTCCGGACGTTGGGGATGGATTCGGTCGCCGACGACGAGCCGCTGTCCGTCGAGGAGCTGAACAGCTACGCCGCCGCCGGCCGGGCCTGGGTGTCCGTGGACGGGCTGGATTATCCGGTGGCGTACTTGTTGGCCGACGTCGTCGATGGGCAAGGCCACGTGGAGCAGGTCAGCGTCCACCCGGACCATGCGCATCAAGGGCTGGGCCGTGAGATGCTGCACGCCGCGCGGGTTTGGGCCCGGGGGCACGGGATGCATCGCCAGACCCTCAGTACCTTCCGGGACGTGCCGTGGAATGCCCCGTACTACCGCCGCCTTGGGTTCGAAGTACTCGACGCCGGCAGCTGGGGTCCGGAGCTGGCCCGCCTGATGGAACACGAGGCTGAGCTCGGGCTGACCCGTTGGCCGAGGGTGGCCATGTGGCGTCCGGCTGTTCCCCCGACCTAG
- a CDS encoding VOC family protein, with amino-acid sequence MRDEAAETRGPTGSIHHLEIWVPILERAKEEWGWLLGQLGYEPFQEWPTGCSWKLDGMYVVVEQTDAITGTAHRRTDPGVNHVAFHAGTREDVDRIRALGADAGWYEMFESKYPHAGGPDHYAAYLLNTDSYEVELVAD; translated from the coding sequence ATGCGTGACGAAGCTGCCGAAACCCGTGGCCCCACGGGATCCATCCACCACTTGGAGATCTGGGTGCCCATCCTTGAGCGCGCCAAGGAGGAGTGGGGTTGGCTCCTGGGGCAGCTCGGCTACGAACCGTTCCAGGAGTGGCCCACGGGGTGCAGCTGGAAGCTCGATGGAATGTACGTGGTGGTGGAGCAAACCGATGCCATCACAGGCACGGCCCATCGGCGGACCGATCCCGGCGTCAACCACGTGGCGTTCCATGCAGGCACCCGCGAGGACGTGGACAGGATCCGGGCGCTCGGCGCGGATGCGGGCTGGTACGAGATGTTCGAGTCGAAGTACCCGCACGCAGGCGGACCGGACCACTACGCCGCGTACCTGCTGAACACTGACAGCTACGAGGTTGAACTGGTAGCTGACTAG
- a CDS encoding FMN-binding negative transcriptional regulator, which translates to MYTPAHFAASDEALTGLLTHSGAANLVTMSPDGLLATLLPFVYEPSVGGHGALQAHMARNNTQWSSPVSGEALMIVQGEDAYISPSWYASKAEHGRVVPTWNYSTAHVYGELVVHDDADWLGRHVRRLSDQHESGMDQPWSVDEAPGRFIAGQLRAIVGVELVITRVEAKTKLSQNRTSADVDGVIAGLRAAGKPASAADVEGARTS; encoded by the coding sequence ATGTACACCCCAGCGCATTTCGCCGCCTCTGACGAAGCCCTCACAGGCCTTCTTACCCACAGCGGCGCCGCCAACCTGGTCACCATGTCTCCAGACGGCTTGCTCGCCACCCTTCTGCCGTTCGTCTACGAACCGTCAGTGGGTGGGCACGGCGCCCTGCAAGCACACATGGCCCGCAACAATACCCAGTGGTCCTCCCCCGTTTCAGGTGAGGCACTGATGATCGTCCAGGGGGAGGACGCCTACATTTCGCCGTCGTGGTACGCCTCCAAGGCAGAACACGGCCGGGTGGTGCCAACCTGGAACTACTCCACGGCGCACGTCTACGGCGAGCTTGTTGTCCACGACGACGCCGACTGGCTGGGCAGGCACGTCCGTCGCCTCTCGGATCAGCACGAGTCCGGCATGGACCAGCCGTGGTCCGTCGATGAAGCACCCGGGCGGTTCATCGCCGGCCAGCTGAGGGCGATTGTCGGCGTCGAACTTGTGATTACCCGGGTGGAGGCCAAGACGAAACTCAGCCAGAACCGCACCTCGGCCGACGTCGATGGCGTCATCGCCGGACTCCGCGCTGCAGGTAAGCCTGCGAGCGCAGCGGATGTGGAAGGCGCCCGGACCTCGTAG
- a CDS encoding DMT family transporter: MSHNSSATLISQPVVSARTSSGVWWGLLGVVAFSFTVPLTRVAVEGMSPLFIGAGRAVAAAVLAALALGLTRQRFPRGVQWFRLAVVAGGIVAGFPLLTTFALTSTSASHGAVVIALLPAATATIAVIRGRERPRPLFWILTAVGVAAALIFALVQSGGFGSLHWADLLLLGAVLAAAIGYAEGGLLARELGAWQTISWALIVASPLMIVLTLAALASGLPQASPVQWLSFAYLGAVSMFLGFFAWYHGLAIGPMAQVSQIQLVQPVMTIAWAGLLLGEPMTWTTVVGGLAVILCAGAAVRVRLNPPSKS; encoded by the coding sequence ATGAGTCACAATAGTAGCGCTACTCTAATTTCACAGCCAGTGGTATCTGCTCGTACCTCCAGCGGCGTTTGGTGGGGCCTCCTCGGTGTCGTTGCCTTCTCCTTCACTGTCCCGCTCACGCGCGTGGCTGTGGAGGGTATGTCGCCCCTGTTCATTGGCGCGGGTCGGGCAGTGGCTGCTGCCGTGCTCGCGGCCCTGGCCTTGGGGTTGACGCGTCAGCGCTTTCCCCGCGGCGTCCAGTGGTTCAGGCTGGCCGTCGTGGCGGGCGGTATCGTTGCTGGATTCCCCTTGCTGACCACCTTCGCCCTGACCAGCACGTCCGCCAGCCATGGCGCCGTCGTGATCGCGCTACTGCCTGCGGCCACCGCGACGATAGCGGTGATCCGTGGAAGGGAACGCCCACGGCCCTTGTTCTGGATTCTCACCGCCGTGGGAGTTGCGGCCGCATTGATCTTCGCCTTGGTCCAATCAGGCGGTTTCGGTTCGCTCCACTGGGCTGATCTGCTGCTGCTCGGAGCCGTACTCGCAGCTGCCATCGGCTACGCGGAGGGCGGCTTGCTGGCCCGTGAGCTGGGCGCCTGGCAGACCATCTCCTGGGCGTTGATCGTCGCCTCACCCCTGATGATTGTCCTGACGCTGGCAGCGCTTGCTTCCGGGCTGCCCCAGGCATCCCCCGTCCAATGGTTGTCCTTCGCTTACCTCGGAGCGGTGAGCATGTTCCTGGGATTCTTTGCCTGGTATCACGGACTTGCGATCGGACCCATGGCGCAGGTCAGCCAAATCCAACTGGTCCAGCCCGTCATGACCATCGCCTGGGCCGGCCTCCTGCTGGGCGAGCCGATGACCTGGACCACTGTCGTGGGCGGGCTGGCCGTGATCCTCTGCGCAGGCGCCGCAGTCCGCGTCCGGCTCAACCCGCCGTCGAAGTCCTGA
- a CDS encoding PLP-dependent aminotransferase family protein: MNNDSSSRIVLRVKEWIAGAAPGAKLPSTRQLVAEYQASPVTVQKALRTLTAQGLIESRPGVGTFVRAYRTARPSDYGWQTAALRSAQAARPLNSAAMRSASNDVIAFHSGYPDRELLPERLVRAALTRAARGDAALSRPPARGIPELQSWFAHELSTSTPVGVTPPQPSDVVVLPGSQSGLSSIFRGLVGHGQPLLVESPSYWGALLAAGQAGVNVIPVPSGPEGPDPDELDRAFEESGARLFYAQPNFANPTGAQWSAERGEEVLRIVQRHGAFLVEDDWAHDFGITSPSVPLAAKDDSGHVVYIRSLTKSVSPSIRIAAIIARGPARERIMGAQAAESMYVSGLLQAAALDVVTQPGWQTHLRGLSHQLQSRRDLLVTSLQEFVPQAHLSHLPKGGLNLWLRMPDGFDVDRLTKDCEAAGVLIAAGSEWFPAEPEGPYIRLNYAGPNPGRFPDGARIIGEAVAAQLRS; the protein is encoded by the coding sequence ATGAACAACGATAGCAGTTCCCGGATCGTCCTGCGAGTAAAAGAATGGATCGCGGGCGCTGCTCCGGGAGCGAAGCTGCCATCCACCCGGCAACTCGTGGCCGAATACCAGGCAAGTCCTGTCACGGTCCAAAAGGCGCTGCGGACCCTGACGGCTCAAGGCCTGATCGAGAGCCGTCCAGGCGTGGGGACCTTTGTCCGCGCCTACCGCACCGCACGGCCCTCCGACTACGGCTGGCAGACTGCGGCCCTTCGTTCGGCCCAGGCTGCCAGGCCCCTGAACTCCGCCGCCATGCGCAGTGCATCCAATGACGTCATCGCCTTTCATTCCGGTTATCCGGACCGCGAGCTCCTCCCGGAAAGGTTGGTCCGCGCAGCACTGACCCGGGCAGCACGGGGTGACGCCGCCTTATCTCGGCCGCCGGCGCGGGGCATTCCGGAACTGCAATCCTGGTTCGCGCACGAGCTCAGTACCTCGACGCCGGTGGGCGTCACGCCGCCCCAGCCGAGCGACGTCGTCGTACTTCCCGGGAGCCAAAGCGGACTCAGCTCCATCTTCCGCGGCTTGGTGGGGCACGGCCAGCCGTTGCTCGTGGAGTCGCCAAGCTATTGGGGTGCGCTGCTGGCAGCTGGGCAGGCGGGCGTGAACGTGATCCCGGTTCCCAGCGGACCGGAGGGCCCCGATCCGGACGAACTGGACAGGGCATTCGAGGAATCGGGCGCCCGGCTGTTCTACGCCCAGCCCAACTTCGCGAATCCCACCGGAGCCCAATGGTCAGCGGAGCGCGGTGAGGAGGTGCTGCGGATCGTCCAGCGGCACGGCGCCTTTCTTGTGGAGGACGACTGGGCGCACGATTTCGGCATCACCTCGCCGTCGGTTCCGCTTGCCGCCAAGGACGACTCGGGGCACGTGGTCTACATCCGCTCCTTGACCAAGAGTGTCTCGCCCTCCATCCGCATCGCCGCGATCATCGCGCGCGGTCCTGCGCGTGAACGGATCATGGGTGCCCAGGCGGCGGAGTCGATGTACGTCAGCGGCCTGCTGCAGGCGGCGGCGCTCGACGTCGTCACGCAGCCCGGGTGGCAAACGCACCTCCGCGGACTCAGCCACCAGTTGCAGTCGCGACGCGACCTGCTCGTCACCAGCCTCCAGGAGTTCGTCCCGCAGGCGCACCTCAGCCACCTGCCCAAGGGCGGCTTGAACCTGTGGTTGCGGATGCCGGACGGGTTCGACGTCGACCGGCTCACCAAGGATTGCGAGGCTGCCGGCGTGCTGATCGCCGCCGGATCCGAGTGGTTTCCCGCGGAACCGGAAGGGCCCTACATCAGGCTCAACTACGCCGGGCCGAACCCGGGCCGCTTCCCCGATGGCGCGCGGATCATCGGTGAGGCTGTCGCGGCCCAGCTGCGGTCTTAA
- a CDS encoding MFS transporter encodes MPTDQSNTVSPDGARNASGNTVSAGHTPAATNASKNAAKKAKLRPKRRLKESDVNVVDKPMLRKALGGTIVGNTMEWYDVGVFGYLITTMGPVFLPEADKSVQTLFLLGTFAATFIARPLGGVVFGWLGDKVGRQKVLAATLMLMAASTFAVGLLPGYAQIGIWAAALLVILKLVQGFSTGGEYAGATTFVSEYAPDKRRGYFASFLDMGSYIGFALGAALVSILQLTLGQAAMEEWGWRLPFLIAGPLGLIAVYFRSKIEESPQFQAALDAQEASAKDAASHDAAVAKGPVGIIKAYWRQIVLAMILAAAANTVGYALTSYMPTYLTDSKGYDPVHGTLLTIPVLVIMAVCIPLTGKLSDRIGRRPVLWIGAGSTVLFAVPAFMLIGIGEIWSTLAGLALVAFPVTFYVANLASALPALFPTSSRYGGMGIAYNFSVAIFGGTTPFIVQGLIEATGNDMMPAYYLMATSIVGAIAIYFLRESAQRPLPGSMPSVDTPAEARELVETQDTNPLINLEEMPFDGQPIDDAVFGSGKKDMTPA; translated from the coding sequence ATGCCCACAGACCAAAGCAACACCGTCTCTCCGGATGGCGCAAGGAACGCCTCCGGAAACACAGTATCGGCAGGCCACACCCCGGCCGCCACCAACGCATCAAAGAACGCAGCGAAGAAAGCGAAGCTCCGCCCGAAGCGCCGGTTGAAAGAATCGGACGTCAACGTGGTGGACAAGCCGATGCTGCGCAAAGCACTCGGCGGAACCATCGTCGGCAACACCATGGAATGGTACGACGTCGGTGTCTTCGGCTACCTCATCACCACCATGGGTCCTGTCTTCCTGCCCGAGGCGGACAAGTCGGTCCAGACACTCTTCCTCCTGGGCACTTTCGCCGCGACCTTCATCGCACGCCCCCTCGGCGGCGTCGTGTTCGGTTGGCTCGGCGATAAGGTGGGCCGCCAGAAGGTGCTCGCCGCAACACTGATGCTGATGGCGGCAAGTACGTTCGCCGTCGGCCTTCTTCCCGGCTATGCGCAGATCGGCATCTGGGCCGCCGCATTGCTGGTGATCCTGAAGCTCGTCCAGGGCTTCTCCACCGGAGGTGAGTACGCCGGTGCCACAACGTTCGTGAGCGAGTACGCGCCGGACAAGCGCCGTGGCTACTTCGCGAGCTTCCTTGATATGGGCAGCTACATTGGCTTCGCCCTGGGTGCTGCCCTGGTATCGATCCTGCAGCTCACCCTTGGACAGGCTGCCATGGAGGAGTGGGGCTGGAGGCTTCCGTTCCTGATCGCCGGTCCCCTGGGCCTGATCGCTGTGTACTTCCGTAGCAAGATCGAGGAATCCCCCCAATTCCAGGCCGCCCTGGACGCGCAGGAAGCAAGCGCCAAGGACGCAGCGTCCCACGATGCCGCTGTCGCCAAGGGTCCTGTCGGCATCATCAAGGCTTACTGGCGCCAGATTGTGCTGGCCATGATCCTGGCTGCTGCTGCCAACACTGTCGGCTACGCACTGACCTCCTACATGCCGACGTATCTCACGGATTCCAAGGGTTACGACCCCGTACACGGCACCCTGCTGACCATCCCGGTCCTGGTGATCATGGCCGTGTGCATCCCGCTGACAGGCAAGCTCTCGGACCGTATCGGCCGTCGTCCGGTCCTGTGGATCGGCGCAGGCAGCACTGTCCTGTTCGCAGTCCCGGCCTTCATGCTCATCGGCATCGGCGAGATTTGGTCCACGCTGGCAGGCCTGGCCCTGGTGGCGTTCCCGGTGACGTTCTACGTTGCGAACCTCGCGTCGGCCCTGCCCGCGCTGTTCCCGACGTCCAGCCGCTACGGCGGAATGGGCATCGCCTACAACTTCTCCGTGGCGATCTTCGGTGGAACCACGCCGTTCATCGTCCAGGGCCTGATCGAGGCTACAGGCAACGACATGATGCCCGCGTACTACCTGATGGCAACGTCAATCGTGGGCGCCATCGCCATCTATTTCCTGCGCGAATCGGCCCAGCGCCCACTGCCGGGCTCCATGCCCAGCGTGGATACACCGGCCGAAGCCCGCGAACTCGTGGAAACGCAGGACACCAACCCGCTCATCAATCTGGAAGAGATGCCGTTCGACGGCCAGCCCATCGATGACGCCGTGTTCGGCTCAGGCAAGAAGGACATGACTCCCGCGTAG
- a CDS encoding putative protein N(5)-glutamine methyltransferase, which translates to MALVSPSRLIVAALRDAGCVFAEDEARLLIDAAAHPDELDRMVALRVGGLPLEHILGWVDFCGTRMAVAPGVFVPRRRTEFLVRQAALTAKTGAVVVDLCCGSGAIGAALYDLLGGCELHAADIDPAAVACAQRNLGPRGGTAYLGDLFTPLPRRLLGRVDVLLVNAPYVPTDSISLMPPEARVYEPVAALDGGTDGLGVQRRVALGAPPWLSPGGLLLMETSRQQATATAGLLARAGLTADVVTDPDLDATLVVGGH; encoded by the coding sequence ATGGCTCTCGTGAGCCCGAGCAGGTTGATCGTCGCCGCCCTTCGCGATGCCGGCTGTGTTTTCGCCGAGGACGAGGCCCGGCTCCTGATCGACGCTGCCGCCCATCCGGACGAACTGGACCGCATGGTAGCCCTGAGGGTGGGCGGTCTGCCGCTGGAACACATCCTCGGCTGGGTGGACTTCTGCGGGACACGCATGGCTGTTGCCCCGGGCGTCTTCGTGCCGCGGCGTCGCACGGAGTTCTTGGTGCGACAGGCGGCGTTAACCGCCAAAACGGGTGCCGTCGTCGTCGACCTCTGCTGCGGCTCCGGCGCCATAGGTGCCGCACTTTACGATCTTCTGGGCGGTTGCGAACTCCACGCGGCCGACATCGACCCCGCCGCGGTTGCGTGCGCGCAACGGAACCTGGGGCCTCGTGGGGGCACTGCGTACCTGGGCGATCTCTTCACGCCGCTCCCCCGCCGGCTGCTGGGACGGGTCGACGTGCTCCTGGTCAATGCACCGTACGTCCCCACGGATTCCATCAGCCTGATGCCGCCGGAAGCGCGGGTCTACGAGCCGGTGGCAGCGCTCGACGGCGGCACTGACGGTTTGGGTGTCCAGCGTCGCGTTGCGCTGGGGGCACCTCCGTGGTTGTCGCCGGGTGGGCTGCTTCTGATGGAAACCTCCCGGCAACAGGCCACCGCGACGGCGGGGCTCCTGGCACGGGCCGGGCTGACTGCGGACGTGGTGACGGACCCGGATCTGGATGCCACACTGGTGGTAGGCGGTCACTGA